AATTTACATTCCATCCATTTATAAGTGAGATGGAAGAAAATTGATTTGGTAATTCAATTTTGATCTTCTTCTTTCAATCTTCTGTAgtaattattatagtaatattattggTATAAAGGGGAATCAAActtttttatccatttatttTGGGCCATTGTGGTGATGTTGCTAGGGTGGAGTACACAATGCACTACTGTATACATAGatactttgaaaatgaatGTTGAAGTAAAcatcaaagattgaaaatatttgtaagTTCTATATTTCATGATAAATTTGACACTACAACAAATTGtaccaaattatttttgaaggaAGTAGCTGACTAATTTTTTGTTCAAGCATCTCCATTGCAAGTATACAACTgtacaatattaaattttccaaatttgtTGGATAAtacttttctatttaaattgtttggAAGGCTCAATATAAAATAgacaaatagtagtaataaatttccGTCTCATTCTTAGTCTCAGATGTCATAATGAAACTAGATTACATGAGATATTGTTTTATGTAGCAagtagaatgaaaaaaaaatagtggaatactattatattaatgtgaaaaaagaaatttttttccaaaaaaaatgtgacaattttttttggaacaaattgaattaattttttttttacaaaatgcaACATACTATATTCTTTCTTGACCTCTCCACGttattatactactccctccgtccccaaataatatgcattttgggttcaatacgggttttaatgtaaaattggtaaagtaagagaaatttatagagaaaaagtaattaaagtattgttagttgAGAATGAGTCCCAagtcattagagagaaaagacgttccaaaattataaagtgcatattcttgtgggacggactaaaaaagaaagagttcATGTTCTTTtgcgacggagggagtaatatatttcttattttcttttacttaagTTATTTAACACAAGTATTTATTGTTAGAAACTTACTCCattcgtccaaaaaaatagaacactattatcatttttggccgtccacaaaaaataataaccctacacatTATTCCATTAacactatttttcttttattttttttccttttctcttacttttttttcttttctcttactttccccaaaatttgctacactttgacccgacacgggttttaagaaatgtaatggagagtgagttgaaaaagttggtgggatgtgggtcctacttttaaagtattagttttataataaaatgtgagtaggaataagttagtggaatatggggtccactaccaaaaatggtaaaagtgaagtgtatcaaattttcagggacggaccgaaatagtaatatgtatcaaattttcagggacaaaggtagtataaattaaaatctgtgGCATACACAAATTGCTCTAATTTTTGTTGACGGGGAGTACGATGGAATGCGTGTaaatattgtggaaattgGGTTGCATTTACATTTGAAGAAACAGTGGAGTAATAGAAGCATACTTCATAGTAATAAATGTAGCGCTGGTTCCCTGATACAGAGCAATATCGACAAGGGAGAGCGATAGCcgataaaatagagagaaggTGTGAGATCACGTTAAAATTAGCAGCCCACTCCActctctttttctccttctctttccTCCCATATTCACCTTCTCTACACTCATCACTCACCTCAATTCTTCCGCCGCCATGTTTTCCTTCAATGGGACCTCTTTTCTGGTAATTCCGCACCAAATTCATCTCCTTCgattccttattttttttagctatttaattttttggtttgatgCTAATTTGAAATGGAAATTGTTTTGATATTCTTCCAATTATGCTCAATTCAACGGAAAAGACTCCATTTTTATCTTCTACTGTACTTCATTTCTTGATCCTTGAATCTGGAGCTGGAAATTTTTCATTATGTTGCAGAACAATACTCTGTCATGTGGCGTGTCGAAGCAATCTTCACAGAGGAAGATATCAGCTCCAAGTGTGGTGGTAGCTTCTGTGAGCTCAAATGGCATTCCTGCAGACCGAAACGTCAGCGTTTTGGTGAGAGATAATGCTCCCTCCTCATCACCTTCGCAGTCGCGGGTGACGGAGATTGAACCGGCATCTACCGTTGGCGGCGGCGTGGAAGATGTTTACGGCGAGGATACCGCCACCGAGGATCAGTACATCACCCCTTGGACTCTCACTGTAGCTAGGTGATCCATCATCATATACTCACCATTTTGAACAATGTATTCATTGATAATATGAGAATATGTGTTTGTAAATTATGTTGATCCTACTCATGTGCATAAATTGAGAATTGATAATGTGGCTTGAGCTTGCAGTTTTCTTTGTTGGCTAGTTAATCGTTAGTGTTTCGATGAATATGATGAGTGTGGGACTATCGCATTGCTCTGAGTTTCTCTATATGTATGTTTCTGTGATCTCGCTTCTTTGCTCTCCAGTGGATATCCATTGTTGCGCGACCCACACTACAACAAAGGCCTCGCCTTTACAGTGAAAGAAAGGGATGCCCACTTTTTACGTGGCCTTCTCCCGCCTGTGGTTGTAAGCCAAGAGCTCCAGGTTAGTATAGTAGACTTCTCTGAGTTCTTTTGTAAAGATCCCCTTGAGTTTTGGTCATCTATCTCTCTTCATTTGAGTAGGTTAAGAAAATGATGGCCAACATGCGACAGTATCAAGTGCCATTGCAGAGGTACATGGCTATGATGGATCTTCAGGTAGTTAACAGATACACATCAGCTGTGGTGATTCGAATGGcatagatttttaaaaattttccaaCTGCTTTTGTTTTTGCAATGAGACAATCATCCTTGCATAGGTGTGGTCATGTTTAATCTCTTTCGTGCTATTCAGGAGAGAAATGAAAGACTGTTTTATAAACTTCTCATTGAAAACGTCGAGGAGCTGCTTCCCGTAGTCTACACCCCGACTGTTGGTGAAGCATGCCAAAAGTACGGGAGTATTTTCCGGCAGCCCCAGGGTCTCTTCATCAGTCTGAAAGAAAAGTACGTTTCGTCTGACTAATAGCATACAAGGTTGCTGTTCGGAGGTTCTGTTGTGAGCTTTTTCACTGGTGACTGGTTGCAACTTTACAGGGGAAGGATTCTTGAGGTATTGAGAAATTGGCCTGAGAAGAAGATTCAAGTTATTGTGGTGACGGATGGTGAGCGGATTTTGGGTCTTGGAGATCTTGGCTGCCAGGTAACTCAATCGTGACTGTGTTTCATGCCCatgctatatatattattacaaatatttgcatatgatttgttttgaatcttgatattgtttaattttaccAGGGTATGGGGATACCCGTTGGGAAGCTTTCATTGTATTCAGCCCTTGGTGGCATTCGTCCATCTGCTGTAAGTATCTGGctattcacacacacacaaacacacatatgtatatatttcaGCTGTCAtatccaagaaaaaaaagcTCGAACTATTTTTCGATACAGTAACATGTACctcaaatttgaaatgatGACTGATAATTTAGTCTCAAGTAATGACTCAGGGTCTCTTTATGCAACTTGTGATTAATGAATGTGTCGTTATTGAGGGTCTGCTCttatcctttcagtgcttgcCCGTAACCATTGATGTGGGGACGAACAATGAGCAGTTGTTGAATGATGAATTCTATATCGGACTGAGGAGAAGGCGTGCAACTGGAAAGGTTAACAATCATAAATGATCACGCCACCTTCttggaataaaattttgaagcaACAATACGTTTTCCACTAACTTGATGTTATTTATCTTCACAAGCAGGAGTATGCTGAGCTTCTAGACGAGTTTATGAATGCAGTGAAGCAGAACTACGGAGAAAAAGTCCTAATCCAGGTTTGGTCCCACTTTTTATAAGTGAAGCCGTGTTAACCAATTTGTTCAATAGTTCTGATTCTTAACGATTTCTTTCCTTATGAGGAATGCACAGTTTGAAGATTTTGCAAACCACAATGCTTTTGATCTTCTTGCTAAATATGGAACTACCCATCTCGTTTTTAATGACGATATTCAGGTAACTGCATAGTCATTTCTTGCCTTTTTATTGTCTTTATATTCCTCTTTTGTCATCCATCAATCACTGTTAGTTTTCACATattctgttttcttttcttttttctatcttttctGTATCAGGGCACGGCATCTGTGGTCCTTTCCGGGCTCATAACAGCGCTGAATTTAGTCGGGGGCACCTTGTCCGATCATAGGTTCTTATTCCTTGGAGCTGGAGAGGTGTGTTTTCGTTATAAACTCAGTATCATTTCCTATGATCTACCAAAGTTATGTTAGTATAAGCAGATCGTTAGTGCTATTAAGCTTTGATTATGATATCAGCAAAATTCATACATGTAAACTGCATATTTTTGCTAAACGCGTCCTAGATTTTGTACCACGTGACGATCACATGCCATTTTTTGTCCTTGATTGTTAATTCTTCGATTTTGTTTGACATAATATGGTTTTTTGCCTACAATTATTGCAGGCTGGCACTGGTATTGCAGAGCTCATAGCTCTTGAAATATCAAAACAGGTACAATAATTGACGAGCATTTGTACTTTAGAATGATTTGTCGTACGgtaatttgttggaatttaTGCATGCACGTCCCCTTATCACACGCAGACAAATGTTCCCGTGGAAGAGGCTCGCAAGAAGATCTTTCTCGTCGACTCAAAGGTATCGTAGTTCTCAATAGTTCCCTTTGGCACCactgtttctttttttttgttcatttataGAACCCCAAATTcttttttagggtttgattGTTAAATCTCGTGTTGAGACGCTTCAACATTTTAAAAGGCCGTGGGCACATGAACACGAACCTGTCAGAACTTTGTTAGATGCTGTGAAGGTGcaaaatctctctctctctctccttatCTGCATTCGTATCTACGCGACCATATGCATCCTCGACTGCTGAATATCTTATATGTCACGTTCTGATAGGTCATCAAGCCGACAATATTGATAGGATCGTCAGGAGCAGGAAGAACCTTCACAAAAGAAGTGGTCGAAGCAATGTCTGCCTTCAATGAGGTATGTAATCTGATCTGGATCCCGACTTCATAAAGTCAGTAATAAATAACGCGCACTCACATTACAAAATTTCTCTTCTATCATTTCCAGAAACCCGTCATTCTCTCTTTGTCAAACCCAACCTCACAGTCCGAGTGTACGGCTGAGGAAGCTTATACATGGAGCGAGGTGATGAGTCACCTCTCGCCTTTGATATAAATTCTTTCGTCTCGTGCGATCAATTCTACTTATTCCTCCTCGTTCATTTCTCATCCAGGGCCGAGCCATTTTCGCTAGTGGGAGCCCTTTTAGCCCGGTTGAATATAATGGCAAATTTTATGCATCCGGCCAGGTTCAGGATCAACCAAATgttattctttaatttcacaCTAATCTTAGCTTTAAATTTCTCCAAACAGGCAAATAATGCCTACATCTTTCCCGGACTTGGTCTCGGTTTGATAATCTCTGGTGCCATCCGTGTTCACGATGATATGCTTCTCGCAGCTTGTAAGTTCCTATGaattatactaattttagATATCACTTTACTTATTCGTTCGTGTTTTCTGCAAACAGCGGAAGCATTAGCCGAACAGGTTAGCCAAGAGAACTTAGACAAAGGGCTCATATATCCGCCATTTTCGAACATCAGGAAGATTTCAGCCCAGATCGCGGCCAGAGTAGCAGCGAAAGCCTATGAACTCGGTAAATATCTTTATTCAGCAAACACATTCTAAATCAAACTACTCGGAGctgagaaaaaagtaatacgACCTTTTCTTTACCGCACAGGTTTGGCGACTCGTCTGCCTCAGCCAGAGAACCTCGAAAAATATGCAGAGAGCTGTATGTACAGCCCCAACTACCGCAACTACCGTTAAGCTGGACTgctatttttatctttttgtatTGCATTTTCGCCTTCGTTTTCATTTTCGTTTTCGTTTTCTTTCTTGATCACGAACGATGAATTCGGTGAATTTCATGCATGAGTTGGGATTTTAGTACAAGGTGAAATTGTTGTGTTactcaaaatatgaaattgtgcTTTCATATTACACTTTTTAAGGTTAAtgaataatactagtagtagtatttttgtttgaaaccGATGGAATACCAAAAAAGTCTCATATCAGATCGAATTATATATTGCAAGTGATTGTTAGACCAATTCCAagttttatcaataattttgtaatttgatttGTGTTTTGCATCTATGGAGCAAAAACTAGGTTGCCTCAGttataaatacacaaataTCTAGAATTCCTAGTTTATTTGGAAGTagtcaaatattttcttcaaaaaatcGTCTtgctttcttttattctttttctttccaaaaataatacaCATACATTCAAATCTGAGCACCTATTGTATCTTGTTCAGTGATGCATGTTTTTTTCGCAAAAGATCGTTAATTTACTCGATTTAGAAGCTAGGGTTCTTGAAATTCAATTGGGGTTTTGGATTTGAGCTTAATCCCCCTTTCCAGAGGCTGTATCTTTTTCCCATATCTCCGAAATCGATCCCTTTTCTCAGCTGCCAGCCACATCTCAATTACTCAACTCTTAATTCCGAGTTCGTTGCTCGGGCTTTTCCTCTACTACTTCTTCGAGCCCAGATTGAGGAGTTCAATAATCGTTTCGGggaatgaatttttttttcttgaactaataaattaagaaaagatGCTATTTTCTACTTTCCCCTTTTAGAGATTTAGGGTTTTGTTTCTTTGCAGCGTAGAATTTGATAGGAATCACCTTTTTTCGGCGTAATTTGAATTCGTCGGATCTCGCCCTATTGCGTTTCGGAATCTATCCATGGCGTCGTACCGGCCATTCCATCCGCCGCCGCAGTCAACGTTTGCTCCGCCACCGCCTCCTCCACCGTCGTCGAATCAGAAcccgccgccgcctccaccACCAGCAGCTGCGCCGCGCGGCGGAAGTCAGTATTCTCAGAATTGGGGTCCCTACAACGGCGGCATTGGGTCGAATTACAATTACCAGCATCCAGGCTATGGATCGTCTTCATCGCAGCAGCATTTTAACCCTCAACAGCAGCCGTATCAATTTCCGCCTCCGCCCCCTCCACCGGAATCATCTTCTTATCCTCCCCCGCCGCCACCGCCTCAGTCTGCCTACTACCCATCATCTCAGTATTCACAGTTTAATCAGCCACCACCTCCACCGCCTCCTCCTTcgtctcctcctcctccaccgcctCCGCTGCAGCCCTCATCGCCTCCACCATTGCCTCCTTCCACGGGTGCGAGTAGGGAGCGTACGCAACCCAATTCTGCAGTGTCATCGAGGAAGGAACAGAAGCCTCCATTGAGTAATAAAAGACCAGGCGGGCGGGTTGAGACAGAGGAGGAGAGAAGggtgaggaagaagagggaATTTGAGAAGCAGAAGCAAGAGGAAAAACTCAAGCAGCATCTTCGAGAGTCACAGAATAAAGTTCTGCAGAAAACCCAAATGTTGGCCTCTGGAGCTAAGGGCCACGGCTCCATTACTGGATCACATATGGGTGACAGAAAGAGCACTCCATTGTTAGGCGGTGATAGAATCGAAAACCGGCTGAAGAAGCCAACCACCTTCCTCTGCAAGTTGAAGTGAGTATACCGGAGCTCCTCATTCGAGTTTGTTGGCCTTCTATGgtattttaatctatttctGTGGTAATTGTTATTGCTGTGAAGTTTACCACGACATAAGAACTCGATAAGAACGATACAGCATTGCTACCTTTACTTTTAGTAACGATGTGGCAGCATTGTGTATTATTTGGCTCGAATTGATTGTAATTACCAAGGAATCATTTTTATCTTGATCGAGGGATTGtcacaattttcttattttgcttTGTTGCTCGAATTATGACATTGATTTTTACAGATTCTTCTTTGAGTGTATGTATAAGATTTTCCACTTTTCTCTTAGACATCGTTATTTGGATAATATATTCGCTAACAATTTTGTGCCTTTTTAGGTTTCGGAATGAACTGCCTGATCCATCTGCAAAGATGAAGCTTTTGTCATTAAAAAGGGACCCTGATAGGTATGGAACTCTATCGTATTTATAATCAACTGCCACAACGTGAATACTTGGCTGAAATTCACCTTTCAGTCATGGCTAGCGCCCGTGTCACTGGTCACAGAATTGTAAATTGGTTCAACCGGTGCATTTCTGACACTGGTCTAATTCCAGTCTGATACATATGGCCTTTGCAGATACTGTAAATATCAAATCACATCATTGGAGAAGAACTGGAAGCCTCAGCTACATGTTGAACCTGATCTCGGGATACCGCTGGACCTTCTTGACCTGAGTGTTTACAAGTAAAACCTTCTCAGGCCCTTCTTTCTTTCATGCACCTTAGGCTGAGTTGCTTGTCTGATTTGTTCCATCATTCTCTGTTGATCAGTCCTCCCAAAGGTGAAAGGATACCCCTCGATCCTGAAGATGAGGAGTTATTGCGTGATGATGATCCTATAACCCCAATTAAGACTGATGGTATTAAAACGAAAGAAAGGCCTACAGATAAAGGTGTCTCTTGGCTTGTTAAAACACAATACATATCGCCCCTGAGTATTGAGTCCAGTAAGCAGGTATCAGTGAGTTATTTCTCACTACGAATCACCCAGACTCTACTGGAAAAATAACCTGGAAATATGTGATATTACTTGCAGTCTTTGACAGAGAAGCAAGCAAAAGAATTGCGAGAATCTCGAGGTCGGAGCCTCTTGGAGAACCTCAACAGTAGGTTAGTTGACTTGTTTTCTACTCTGCAAGAAGAATTACGATTGAGCcatttacaataatttattgatcCCCTTTACTTTGTTTCAGGGATAGAAAAATTCAGGATATTGTGGCGTCTTTTGAGGAATGCAAGACCAAGCCTGTCCATGCAGTTAATCGCCATCTACAACCGAGAAGGGTCCTCCCACTTTTGCCTGATTTTGACAGGTATATTGTATCTTCATGTAATTCATAACTTTAGCTATTTCTAGTTGTGTGTATGAAGTGGAATAATCTggtataaatattagtattattttgactCTTATGCAAGTTGGCATTGATTGGCATGTGTTGTTTTACAATCCTAGTTCCTGCATTTGTTTTGCTACATCAAGAAgatactatttttaatttccttaattttcttttcaggTACGAGGACCACTTTGTGGTTGCAACTTTTGATAGTGCTCCAACTGTGGATTCAGAAATCTACAGAAAATTGACTGCAGCTGATCGTGATGAGTACGAACAGAAAGTACGTATACATTGATTAACTGCCAGTGGAATTCTGTGGTCAATATTTAGATAGTGTTGGAGTATGTAAGACACATACCTTCACGGTGTGACGAGTCATATGGCTTTGCAGGCAATCATGAAAAGTTATGCATCAACAAGCACGGATCCTGAAAGGCAAGATAGATTCTTAGCGTACATGGTGCCATCAGTAGACGAGGTGTTATTTTCACAGGATTGAGGCTTCAGTTTGTTCATATCCAATAATGTTCATCCAAATTGATAATCATTTCTTGGTTATGGTGACAGATTGAGAAGGATATATACGATGAAACTGAAGATGTCTCATACTCATGGGTCCGCGAGTATCACTATGATGTATGGTTCCATTGtgtctttttcttttgatacTACAACTGTTTCTCTTATTATGTCCTTTGTCCTTTAACCACTTGACAGGTTCGAGGTGATGATGTGGATGATCCCACAACGTATCTTGTGTCCTTTGGCAATACAGAAGCCAGATACTTGGTCTGtcctttttcttgatttattcctttttaattttctctcaTACAATCAGCATACTTGACTGATTCTTGTTCGCGCAGCCCCTTCCAAAGAAGTTAATCCTAAGGAAAAAGCGTGCGAGAGAGGGAAAATCTACTGAGGAGGTGGAACAATTTCCAGTGCCAAGATCAATAACTGTAAGGAAACGAACCAAAGTTGATATCAGAGAATTGGTAGAAGAAGAGGTATGTAAAAAGAACTCATTACTCTCACGTTCATCTATACAGTGCCGGTTCTCACTCCTCCACTCTCATCAGGATTATGTACCATTGAAGGGTAATCTAAACTCAAGAAGTGGAAGGGACGGCAGCATGGATAGAGGACTCACTCGACTGCGTAGGATGAGTAGTCAGGACATGGAACCCGATAATTACAGCGGTGCCGAGGATGACTTGTCCGAATAGTTGCTCTTGACCATAATATTGTTGATTGCAGGGCAGGAAGAAAGAACATGCTTGCCCAGTTTGGGCTCTccctctatctctctctcttcccttATGGGAatcacatttatatttttttcgttttttgcCTATTTTCTGGTAAATTAAACTACAGTTCCCTCTAAAAATAGATGAAAGGAAAACTACATTTCTTGTATTGTGTTTGTTACCCTTTAGTCAAGCTTAGTAGTATAAGATTAAATCAAGAGTGGTTCATATTATTTCTTACAACATGAGGAAAGCACCAGAATCCAAGCCATTATGTGcaagtttgttttttcaaGTACAAATATTCTCCTATGCTTCAGATATATTTACTTCCTCATTGCCAGAAGATCCAACTTGAGGCAAATCTTGTGTATCCACAGTGCCAGGGGGTTGAGATTCTAGCTTTGCCGCAGCTTGCAGCACCCGGCTTTGGACGTCTGATGAGGAGGGTGATGTTGGGAGTCCGTTCCGGTTTGTCTCCAGCTTCCCAGCAGCCCATGAAACTGCCTGATTCCCAAGTGTGACTGGAGCTAGCAGAGACCTAAAGTAGTagttgtaatttatttttacagtATATGTGTGTCTCAATATATGTTGTAGTAAAGCTTTTGTTTGTTAAAATGGGACCTTAAATCTTGCTGAAAGTCTTCTGCGCCTTGATATGAAGTGATTCGTCGGAGTATAGTCTGTTCCATCGTCGAATGTTAGATTCAGAGTCTGAACAAAAAATGGATGATGCTGTAGTACCTGACCAAGGCCGATAACACCGATAAACTGGAGTGTCGTTTCCCACTCTGCAAAAAGAGGTTACAAGTGTTTAGCCGGAGCTTTGTAGACAAACAAATGATGATTCTAACTTATAGATACTGAGAAACGGTGCACGAACTTACCTAATAACGAATAAACTGCTGCAGCAACGCCCTATATATGGGGAATTCCGTGTTAGTAAGTCGTTCGAGCAAGAAATAAACTTATACCTATACACAAAACTGTTTGAAAGAACATCAAAAAAGCAATGGAACATGAGATTGGAACACTAAAGTAGAAGAGAAACATCCTTACCACTCCAAAACCAACAACTTTCAATGGGGTTGGTTTGATTTCCTCCAAGATAGCTTCAGCTTCCTGTAAAATGATTATGtcgattaaattaaaacaccTTTTTTTATCATCTCCACTTGAACAGCATGTAAGCTTCTCAGTGAGTTTTTTGTGAATATAGAACAGACAAGTGTGCTCAAGCCTCAATGTAGATATCACCAAGCATCTAAATGAAGTTTGTTACCTCATTGAGTATGGTAAACGTTGTCTCGGGTTTCAGCTCTTTAATGCGACACCCTTCTTTCACCCAGGATTCAAATCCACCTAGTACTTGATATGGTCTCTATTCTTGCAGAAAGTTTTACCAAGAAGCAAAGTAGAAAATCAATGTAATAGATCAATCAAcaagtttgttttatttttcgcTTGTGTAATGAATGCTATTGGCATAAATATAGAAGAAAGGTCGTTTGCTGCAGTTATACTTGCCTTGGTTCCAAGCTTCCTCAATGATCTTGCAACACCCTTCGAACGAGATCCGTCAGCATCCATAACCAAAACCTTGGACCTGtcctatatatatgaaatcaaTTCAGGCATCACTTCTTTTCGTTAGTaacatcataaaatatttgcGAGTTTTGTCCAAATATCTCTTTCTCCAAAGCTTAGCCTTTGGTCTTTGCAACATTGTACTATTTGATAATCTAGTTGACTATTAGGGGTAAAAATAATGTTCTTCATTAAGAACACAGGATCAAGACTTGATTTAAGGATATGGGTAAATGCATCTTGGAAATGTGATCATACTTGAACAATTTTGAGGTCACGAATAATGACAGCATGCAACGAGTCCTCCAAATCTCTTCCTCCCTTCAG
The nucleotide sequence above comes from Salvia hispanica cultivar TCC Black 2014 chromosome 5, UniMelb_Shisp_WGS_1.0, whole genome shotgun sequence. Encoded proteins:
- the LOC125188834 gene encoding protein PAF1 homolog is translated as MASYRPFHPPPQSTFAPPPPPPPSSNQNPPPPPPPAAAPRGGSQYSQNWGPYNGGIGSNYNYQHPGYGSSSSQQHFNPQQQPYQFPPPPPPPESSSYPPPPPPPQSAYYPSSQYSQFNQPPPPPPPPSSPPPPPPPLQPSSPPPLPPSTGASRERTQPNSAVSSRKEQKPPLSNKRPGGRVETEEERRVRKKREFEKQKQEEKLKQHLRESQNKVLQKTQMLASGAKGHGSITGSHMGDRKSTPLLGGDRIENRLKKPTTFLCKLKFRNELPDPSAKMKLLSLKRDPDRYCKYQITSLEKNWKPQLHVEPDLGIPLDLLDLSVYNPPKGERIPLDPEDEELLRDDDPITPIKTDGIKTKERPTDKGVSWLVKTQYISPLSIESSKQSLTEKQAKELRESRGRSLLENLNSRDRKIQDIVASFEECKTKPVHAVNRHLQPRRVLPLLPDFDRYEDHFVVATFDSAPTVDSEIYRKLTAADRDEYEQKAIMKSYASTSTDPERQDRFLAYMVPSVDEIEKDIYDETEDVSYSWVREYHYDVRGDDVDDPTTYLVSFGNTEARYLPLPKKLILRKKRAREGKSTEEVEQFPVPRSITVRKRTKVDIRELVEEEDYVPLKGNLNSRSGRDGSMDRGLTRLRRMSSQDMEPDNYSGAEDDLSE
- the LOC125188835 gene encoding NADP-dependent malic enzyme, chloroplastic-like, with the translated sequence MFSFNGTSFLNNTLSCGVSKQSSQRKISAPSVVVASVSSNGIPADRNVSVLVRDNAPSSSPSQSRVTEIEPASTVGGGVEDVYGEDTATEDQYITPWTLTVASGYPLLRDPHYNKGLAFTVKERDAHFLRGLLPPVVVSQELQVKKMMANMRQYQVPLQRYMAMMDLQERNERLFYKLLIENVEELLPVVYTPTVGEACQKYGSIFRQPQGLFISLKEKGRILEVLRNWPEKKIQVIVVTDGERILGLGDLGCQGMGIPVGKLSLYSALGGIRPSACLPVTIDVGTNNEQLLNDEFYIGLRRRRATGKEYAELLDEFMNAVKQNYGEKVLIQFEDFANHNAFDLLAKYGTTHLVFNDDIQGTASVVLSGLITALNLVGGTLSDHRFLFLGAGEAGTGIAELIALEISKQTNVPVEEARKKIFLVDSKGLIVKSRVETLQHFKRPWAHEHEPVRTLLDAVKVIKPTILIGSSGAGRTFTKEVVEAMSAFNEKPVILSLSNPTSQSECTAEEAYTWSEGRAIFASGSPFSPVEYNGKFYASGQANNAYIFPGLGLGLIISGAIRVHDDMLLAASEALAEQVSQENLDKGLIYPPFSNIRKISAQIAARVAAKAYELGLATRLPQPENLEKYAESCMYSPNYRNYR